In Rhizobium oryzihabitans, one DNA window encodes the following:
- the chrA gene encoding chromate efflux transporter codes for MRTEADSHKHGTPGEVFATFLKLGVTSFGGPIAHLGYFRDELVIRRKWIDEAGYADLVALCQFLPGPASSQVGFALGLLRAGPLGALAAWTAFTLPSAILLFFFAMVAASIEGPVGTGLLHGLKIVAVAVVAQAVWGMAKSLAPDRERASIALAGVICVVFLAGAFGQILALAVGAIAGLAFCRTNATRQAAHLAFRVPKSIGYIALAIFALLLAFLPAIAAMAGLQGLSLFDAFYRAGALVFGGGHVVLPLLQSEVVATGWVTEDAFIAGYGATQAVPGPLFTFAAYLGAVVGPQPNGIVGAAIALIAIFLPGMLLLVGALPFWEGFRRHLMAQAAMRGANAAVVGILGAALYDPVWTSAIFTQKDFALALTGFILLTVWKTPPWIVVVISAIGGVLLALS; via the coding sequence ATGCGCACCGAAGCGGACAGCCATAAGCACGGCACACCCGGCGAGGTTTTCGCAACCTTCCTGAAACTCGGGGTCACCTCCTTCGGCGGTCCCATCGCCCATCTCGGTTATTTCCGCGATGAACTGGTCATCCGGCGCAAATGGATCGATGAGGCGGGTTATGCCGATCTCGTGGCGCTCTGCCAGTTTCTTCCCGGTCCGGCCTCCAGCCAGGTCGGTTTTGCGCTCGGGCTGCTGCGGGCAGGCCCGCTTGGCGCGCTGGCGGCGTGGACGGCGTTTACCCTGCCATCCGCCATCCTCCTCTTTTTCTTCGCCATGGTTGCCGCCTCCATTGAGGGGCCGGTCGGCACCGGCCTGTTGCATGGCCTGAAGATCGTTGCCGTCGCCGTCGTGGCGCAGGCGGTCTGGGGCATGGCGAAAAGCCTCGCCCCGGATCGTGAACGCGCCAGCATTGCGCTGGCAGGCGTCATCTGCGTCGTGTTTCTCGCCGGTGCCTTCGGCCAGATCCTCGCACTTGCCGTCGGGGCTATTGCCGGTCTCGCCTTCTGCCGCACGAATGCCACACGTCAGGCCGCCCATCTCGCATTCCGGGTGCCGAAAAGCATTGGATACATCGCGCTCGCCATTTTCGCGCTTCTGCTGGCTTTCCTGCCGGCTATTGCGGCAATGGCCGGATTGCAGGGCCTATCCCTGTTCGATGCGTTTTATCGTGCCGGCGCGCTCGTCTTCGGTGGTGGCCATGTGGTGCTGCCCTTGCTGCAATCGGAAGTCGTCGCAACGGGCTGGGTCACGGAAGATGCATTTATTGCGGGTTATGGCGCAACCCAGGCCGTTCCCGGCCCGCTTTTCACCTTTGCCGCTTATCTCGGTGCGGTGGTGGGGCCGCAGCCCAACGGCATTGTTGGGGCGGCCATTGCCCTTATCGCGATCTTCCTGCCGGGCATGCTGCTGCTCGTCGGCGCGCTGCCCTTCTGGGAAGGGTTTCGCAGGCATCTTATGGCGCAGGCGGCCATGCGCGGGGCAAACGCCGCCGTTGTCGGCATTCTCGGCGCAGCACTTTACGATCCGGTGTGGACAAGCGCCATCTTCACCCAGAAGGATTTCGCGCTTGCGCTGACCGGCTTCATCCTGTTGACGGTGTGGAAAACGCCGCCATGGATTGTCGTGGTCATCTCCGCCATTGGCGGCGTCCTGCTTGCCCTCTCATAG
- a CDS encoding tyrosyl-tRNA deacylase yields MNNVVNLESREAKLNSAIDADVEAIVSKPEFSLPKADTALVRYYVDKIQGTYDVERAKRDTDNAIDLLYIAYNTTPQEEGKIRGRISAIMDSLIKAQQNSEITMRHAMDIANRVRISVDDLFPEWLDVREGNDQSEIKAFVSNDLIKLAKSIRDKALEVRDDLLKVASTYDDIIKATAQITDASEMVLSKRLEDKATMEREIREADARRQQLEALVNDLKAQVAEFEKKAREYERRANTAEERAFIMSIVRVGAQMISSAIPAIAMVAGGPASMLASSVGGALQGQSRGGQDADGQGQGGGSRTPTTGGGKSDGAATQSKLSEQKAELRKSEEKRDSLKTDIKSLEDSRSALAKDADGADPKSSKAVELAELDKRLTARAAELKAQEEKIAGQQTLISSLQASLDALDKGLGKLTDEQQQQAASLRDMQMKMIDKAEAYENERRTQAAELIKINALLKGKQAEDDKIKLAVQSLNVSITALKRMKEIIEEIAFFFKSFADFMQAVADDAEHQIKAIDNVAELEVIRKNRLAQLVRSVNEFFVRQTGQWYAVATVSDRFNRSFADGWSKLNKLQGKYLTGTDLTNYMAEASEKVSAIVAEREAAADAKIASLQAYRQDLSKTG; encoded by the coding sequence ATGAACAATGTCGTTAATCTCGAAAGCCGGGAAGCCAAACTGAACAGCGCGATCGACGCCGATGTCGAGGCGATCGTGTCGAAGCCGGAATTCAGCCTTCCCAAAGCGGATACGGCGCTCGTCCGGTATTATGTCGACAAGATCCAGGGAACCTATGATGTCGAGCGCGCCAAGCGCGACACCGACAATGCGATCGACCTGCTCTACATCGCCTATAACACCACGCCGCAGGAAGAAGGCAAAATCCGCGGCCGCATCAGCGCCATCATGGACAGCCTGATAAAGGCGCAGCAGAACAGTGAAATCACCATGAGGCATGCGATGGATATTGCCAATCGCGTCCGCATTTCAGTCGACGATCTCTTCCCGGAGTGGCTGGACGTCCGCGAGGGAAATGACCAAAGCGAGATCAAGGCCTTCGTCTCCAACGATTTGATCAAGCTCGCGAAAAGCATCCGCGACAAGGCGTTGGAAGTGCGGGACGATCTCCTTAAGGTCGCCTCCACCTATGACGACATCATCAAGGCAACGGCGCAGATCACCGATGCCAGCGAAATGGTATTGAGCAAGCGTCTGGAAGACAAGGCGACGATGGAGCGGGAGATCCGCGAGGCCGACGCGCGTCGTCAGCAGCTTGAAGCGCTTGTGAATGATCTGAAGGCGCAGGTTGCGGAGTTCGAAAAGAAGGCCCGCGAATATGAAAGGCGGGCCAATACGGCCGAGGAGCGTGCTTTTATCATGTCGATCGTCCGGGTCGGCGCACAGATGATTTCAAGCGCCATCCCCGCAATCGCCATGGTGGCGGGCGGCCCGGCCTCCATGCTGGCCTCTTCGGTCGGCGGCGCGCTTCAAGGGCAGTCCAGGGGTGGCCAGGATGCCGACGGGCAGGGGCAGGGCGGCGGCTCGCGCACACCGACAACCGGCGGCGGAAAGTCGGATGGGGCAGCCACCCAGAGCAAGCTTTCCGAGCAGAAGGCAGAACTGCGCAAGAGCGAGGAAAAACGCGATAGCTTGAAGACGGACATCAAATCGCTGGAGGACAGCAGGTCGGCGCTGGCGAAAGACGCCGACGGCGCTGACCCGAAATCGAGCAAGGCCGTGGAACTTGCCGAACTCGATAAACGTCTGACCGCCCGCGCCGCGGAACTGAAAGCGCAGGAGGAAAAGATTGCAGGTCAGCAGACCCTGATTTCCAGCCTGCAGGCTTCACTCGACGCGCTCGACAAGGGGCTCGGCAAGCTCACCGACGAGCAGCAGCAACAGGCCGCAAGCCTGCGCGACATGCAGATGAAGATGATCGACAAGGCGGAAGCCTATGAGAACGAACGCCGCACCCAGGCCGCCGAACTCATAAAGATCAACGCTCTGCTCAAGGGGAAACAGGCCGAGGACGACAAGATCAAGCTTGCGGTCCAATCCCTCAATGTCAGCATTACGGCGCTGAAACGCATGAAGGAAATCATTGAAGAAATTGCCTTTTTCTTCAAAAGCTTCGCCGATTTCATGCAGGCCGTGGCCGACGATGCCGAGCACCAGATCAAGGCGATCGACAACGTGGCCGAACTGGAGGTCATCCGCAAGAACCGCCTCGCCCAGCTCGTCCGCTCCGTCAACGAGTTCTTCGTCAGGCAGACCGGCCAATGGTATGCGGTCGCGACCGTCAGCGACAGGTTCAACCGCAGCTTTGCGGATGGATGGTCGAAGCTCAACAAGCTGCAGGGGAAATATCTCACCGGCACTGATCTCACGAACTATATGGCGGAAGCCTCGGAAAAGGTCTCGGCCATCGTCGCCGAACGCGAGGCCGCGGCGGACGCAAAAATCGCGTCGTTGCAGGCCTATCGCCAGGATCTGAGCAAAACCGGCTGA
- a CDS encoding aspartate/glutamate racemase family protein, with protein MRILVINPNTTQSMTETIADAAVRVSNPGTEILAVTSSMGPVSIEGYYDEVFAVPGLLLEIAKAPALGADAAIIACFDDTGLDAARALADIPVIGICEAAVSATVFIAQRFTIVTTMERSRLPLEHLVHRYGMSSRCNVRAADIPVLSLEEPGSNARERLREEISLALKNDRAEAIVLGCAGMADLTAELRSEFGVPVIDGVAAAVKQAEALVAMGLSTAKRGAYATPVLKPYRGLLETFQPDRMVASSGSHGDRQGLELADHKTTKAS; from the coding sequence ATGCGCATCCTCGTCATCAATCCGAACACGACGCAATCCATGACCGAGACGATCGCCGATGCGGCGGTGCGTGTATCCAATCCGGGAACGGAAATCCTGGCCGTCACCTCATCCATGGGGCCTGTTTCCATCGAGGGATATTATGACGAGGTTTTCGCCGTGCCCGGCCTGCTGCTGGAGATTGCAAAGGCTCCGGCGCTCGGTGCGGATGCCGCCATCATTGCCTGTTTCGATGATACGGGGCTCGATGCGGCCCGTGCACTTGCCGATATACCGGTCATCGGCATTTGCGAGGCGGCGGTTTCCGCCACCGTCTTCATCGCACAAAGGTTCACCATCGTGACAACGATGGAGCGGTCACGGCTGCCGCTCGAACATCTCGTCCATCGCTACGGCATGTCTTCCCGTTGCAATGTGCGTGCCGCCGATATTCCCGTCCTGTCATTGGAAGAGCCCGGCTCGAATGCCCGCGAAAGGCTGCGCGAAGAGATTTCGCTGGCGCTGAAGAATGACCGTGCGGAGGCGATCGTGCTCGGCTGTGCCGGCATGGCCGACCTTACCGCCGAATTGCGCAGCGAATTCGGCGTGCCCGTCATCGATGGCGTCGCCGCCGCCGTCAAGCAGGCGGAAGCGCTGGTGGCAATGGGGCTTTCGACGGCCAAACGCGGCGCTTATGCCACGCCGGTCCTCAAGCCCTATCGCGGATTGCTGGAAACATTCCAGCCGGACAGAATGGTTGCTTCCTCAGGGAGCCATGGAGACCGTCAAGGTTTGGAACTCGCCGACCATAAAACAACGAAGGCGAGCTGA
- a CDS encoding ABC transporter permease — protein sequence MHSEKRGREFYILAFFFTLFVLFLYGPLSAILILAFQGPNGGLTFPLNGVSLHWFANLFEQQAVGDFGGSFRRSFGLGLMVMIVTVIVSLLAGLAFRRKFIGATPLFYLSVASLVVPSIIISLGIGVLFQQLGLEPSWYTSAFGAHLTWTLPFGVLIMLAVFNRFSPSYEEAARDLGASSWQTFAHVVLPMIAPSLIGVGLFGFTLSYDEFARTLMTSGTYNTLPLEIYGMTTNVTTPVLYALGAVTTLFSFLVIAGTLGLIVTLNRRHLRG from the coding sequence ATGCATTCGGAAAAACGTGGACGCGAATTTTACATCCTCGCCTTCTTTTTCACCCTCTTCGTGCTGTTCCTTTACGGCCCGCTGTCAGCAATCCTCATCCTTGCCTTTCAGGGGCCGAATGGCGGACTGACCTTTCCGCTGAACGGTGTTTCGCTGCACTGGTTCGCCAATCTCTTCGAACAGCAGGCGGTCGGTGATTTCGGCGGCTCGTTCCGCCGCTCCTTCGGGCTTGGGCTGATGGTCATGATCGTCACCGTCATCGTTTCGCTTCTGGCCGGCCTTGCCTTCCGGCGAAAATTCATCGGCGCGACACCGCTTTTTTATCTCTCCGTTGCCAGCCTGGTGGTTCCGTCAATCATCATTTCGCTTGGTATTGGTGTTCTTTTCCAGCAGCTTGGGCTGGAACCTTCATGGTATACATCAGCTTTCGGCGCGCATCTCACCTGGACGCTGCCATTTGGGGTGCTCATCATGCTGGCCGTGTTCAACCGCTTCTCGCCATCCTATGAGGAGGCAGCCCGTGACCTTGGCGCGTCCTCCTGGCAAACATTTGCCCATGTGGTGCTGCCGATGATCGCGCCGAGCCTGATCGGCGTCGGCCTGTTCGGTTTCACGCTCTCCTATGACGAGTTCGCCCGCACGCTGATGACATCGGGCACCTACAATACCCTGCCGCTGGAAATTTACGGCATGACCACCAATGTCACGACGCCGGTGCTTTATGCGCTTGGCGCTGTCACGACCCTGTTTTCCTTCCTGGTGATTGCGGGCACGCTCGGCCTGATCGTCACCCTGAACCGCCGCCATTTGCGTGGATGA
- a CDS encoding ABC transporter permease: protein MVTVRLIGVSDKKDRPPRSLALPQKLVSYIQATPLFLILGFFLLLPILMIALVSFWDYDFAQMYPDFVTFNYLETLGSWVTWQTYLNTLKYAAIVWAITLFCGFWIAYFLAFHIRTTTMQMVLFLICTVPFLTSNIIRMISWIPVLGRNGLVNSTLVSAGIVPAPIEWLLYSDFAVVLAMVHLYTLFMVTPIFNTLMRIDKALIEAARDAGATGWQTLWNVIIPLAKPGMAIGSIFVVTLVMADFSTVQVMSGGQSASVALMMKNQMSLLQYPAAAANAVILLILVLLMVAGILRIVDIRKEL, encoded by the coding sequence ATGGTGACGGTCAGACTCATCGGCGTCAGCGACAAAAAGGACAGGCCGCCCCGCAGCTTGGCGCTTCCGCAAAAGCTCGTGTCCTATATTCAGGCCACGCCGCTTTTCCTGATCCTCGGCTTCTTTCTGCTTCTGCCGATCCTCATGATCGCCCTCGTCAGCTTCTGGGACTATGACTTCGCCCAGATGTATCCCGATTTCGTGACCTTCAACTATCTGGAAACGCTGGGCTCCTGGGTCACCTGGCAGACCTATCTCAATACCCTGAAATATGCCGCCATCGTCTGGGCCATCACGCTGTTCTGCGGTTTCTGGATCGCTTATTTCCTCGCTTTTCACATTCGCACCACCACCATGCAGATGGTGCTCTTCCTTATCTGCACCGTGCCGTTCCTGACGTCGAACATCATCCGCATGATTTCGTGGATACCCGTTCTAGGGCGCAACGGGCTGGTCAACAGCACGCTGGTCAGCGCCGGCATCGTGCCCGCGCCGATTGAGTGGCTGCTTTATTCGGATTTCGCCGTGGTGCTGGCCATGGTGCATCTTTATACGCTGTTCATGGTCACGCCGATCTTCAATACGCTGATGCGCATCGACAAAGCGCTGATTGAAGCGGCGCGCGATGCCGGCGCGACGGGCTGGCAGACGCTCTGGAACGTCATCATTCCGCTTGCCAAACCCGGCATGGCGATTGGCAGCATCTTCGTCGTGACGCTGGTGATGGCCGATTTCTCCACGGTTCAGGTCATGTCCGGCGGGCAGAGCGCGTCGGTGGCGCTGATGATGAAGAACCAGATGTCGCTACTGCAATATCCGGCCGCCGCCGCCAACGCCGTCATCCTGCTCATCCTCGTTCTCCTGATGGTCGCGGGCATCCTGCGCATCGTCGATATCCGCAAGGAGCTGTGA
- a CDS encoding ABC transporter substrate-binding protein, protein MTDTSKIKTGLSRRGLLKAGAAATGAAIGSGLITGFPTIWAQNPITIRQFGTGVSNLNAIAEKCKADLGITLEMTATDSDAAAQRAVTQPNSYDIADIEYWILKKVYPAGVIQPMEIKKLKYYDKIVPLFKNGKLKPDSVVAQGTAPHTVGFVEKPGDKTFAKGETDYFTMVPTIYNADTLGIRPDLVGRDITSWADIMDPKFKGKTSILNIPSIGIMDAAMIMEAMGNIKYADKGNMTKEEIDKTIDFLIKAKKDGQFRAFWKSFDESVNLMSSGEVIIQSMWSPAVAAVRSKGIACKYQPLKEGYRSWGGGLGLAKHLSGAKLDAAYEYINWYTSGWVGAYLNRQGYYSAAMETAKEHMSADEWGYWVEGKPAQGDIIAPDGKVMEKAGAVRDGGSFEERMGKVACWNSVMDEDRYMVRRWNEFIAA, encoded by the coding sequence ATGACCGATACCTCCAAGATCAAGACCGGCCTTTCCCGCCGTGGCCTTCTCAAGGCGGGTGCTGCCGCCACGGGTGCGGCGATCGGCTCCGGCCTCATCACCGGCTTCCCGACCATCTGGGCGCAGAACCCGATCACCATCCGCCAGTTCGGCACTGGTGTGTCGAACCTCAATGCCATTGCCGAAAAGTGCAAGGCCGATCTCGGCATCACGCTCGAAATGACGGCGACGGATTCCGATGCCGCCGCCCAGCGCGCCGTGACCCAGCCGAATTCCTACGACATTGCCGATATCGAATACTGGATCCTGAAGAAGGTCTATCCGGCGGGTGTCATCCAGCCGATGGAAATCAAGAAGCTGAAATATTACGACAAGATCGTGCCGCTATTCAAAAACGGCAAGCTGAAGCCGGATAGTGTCGTGGCGCAGGGCACGGCCCCGCACACCGTCGGTTTCGTCGAAAAGCCCGGCGACAAGACGTTCGCCAAGGGCGAGACCGATTATTTCACCATGGTTCCGACGATCTACAATGCCGATACGCTCGGCATTCGCCCCGATCTCGTTGGCCGCGACATCACCAGCTGGGCCGATATCATGGACCCGAAGTTCAAGGGCAAGACCTCCATCCTCAACATCCCCTCCATCGGCATCATGGATGCGGCGATGATCATGGAGGCCATGGGCAACATCAAATATGCCGACAAGGGCAACATGACCAAGGAGGAGATCGACAAGACCATCGACTTTCTCATCAAGGCGAAGAAGGACGGCCAGTTCCGCGCTTTCTGGAAGAGCTTCGATGAAAGCGTGAACCTCATGTCATCAGGCGAAGTCATCATCCAGTCCATGTGGTCGCCCGCCGTCGCCGCGGTCCGCTCCAAGGGTATCGCCTGCAAATACCAGCCGCTGAAGGAAGGTTATCGCTCCTGGGGCGGCGGTCTTGGCCTTGCCAAGCACCTTTCGGGCGCAAAACTCGATGCGGCCTATGAATACATCAACTGGTACACGTCCGGCTGGGTCGGCGCTTATCTCAACCGTCAGGGCTATTACTCTGCCGCCATGGAAACGGCAAAAGAGCATATGTCCGCCGACGAGTGGGGTTACTGGGTCGAAGGCAAGCCGGCGCAGGGCGACATCATCGCCCCGGACGGCAAGGTCATGGAAAAGGCGGGCGCCGTGCGCGATGGCGGATCCTTCGAGGAGCGCATGGGCAAGGTCGCCTGCTGGAACTCGGTGATGGACGAGGACCGCTACATGGTCCGCCGCTGGAACGAATTCATCGCGGCCTGA
- a CDS encoding ABC transporter ATP-binding protein — protein MSKAAAIDIASVSKIYGNTTAVHAISLKIPAGSYCCLLGPSGCGKTSTLRMIAGHESISSGDVRLGNVVVTDLPPARRGTAMMFQSYALFPHLDLVDNVAFSLKMKGVDRETRRTKALDMLRLMQLEPYASRRPAQLSGGQQQRVALARALITDPEALLLDEPLSALDPFLKIRMRAELKKLQTSLGITFVHVTHSQEEAMALADVIVVMNDGRIEQAATPREVFERPATAFVARFMGDHNVISGRFKQKADEFVTLEVAGGGAFTASGTAPDDGAVDIAIRTDRVRVGEADQPGFGFTGIVSNVEYRGASVKIAVSGAGIEDFNVILSDAAFFEKPVRTGDAIPLSWNAADAIVLGRVEK, from the coding sequence ATGAGCAAAGCCGCAGCAATCGACATCGCTTCCGTTTCCAAGATCTACGGCAACACCACTGCCGTGCATGCGATAAGTCTCAAGATTCCGGCGGGAAGCTATTGCTGCCTGCTTGGCCCCTCCGGCTGCGGAAAGACCTCGACGCTGCGAATGATTGCCGGCCATGAAAGCATTTCCAGTGGTGATGTCCGGCTGGGCAATGTGGTGGTCACCGATCTGCCGCCCGCCCGGCGCGGCACGGCGATGATGTTCCAGTCTTATGCGCTGTTTCCGCATCTCGATCTCGTCGACAATGTCGCCTTCAGCCTCAAGATGAAGGGTGTGGACAGGGAGACGCGCCGCACCAAGGCGCTCGATATGCTGCGGCTGATGCAGCTTGAACCCTATGCCAGCCGGCGGCCGGCCCAGCTTTCCGGCGGGCAGCAGCAGCGCGTGGCGCTGGCGCGCGCGCTCATCACCGATCCCGAGGCGTTGCTGCTGGATGAGCCGCTGTCGGCACTCGATCCTTTCCTCAAAATTCGCATGCGCGCCGAGTTGAAGAAGCTGCAGACCTCGCTTGGCATCACCTTTGTTCACGTCACGCACAGCCAGGAAGAGGCCATGGCGCTGGCAGATGTCATCGTCGTCATGAATGATGGCCGTATCGAGCAGGCGGCGACGCCACGCGAGGTGTTCGAGCGCCCGGCGACCGCTTTCGTCGCCCGTTTCATGGGCGACCACAATGTCATTTCCGGGCGTTTCAAACAGAAGGCCGACGAATTCGTCACGCTGGAGGTGGCTGGCGGCGGCGCATTCACGGCCAGCGGCACCGCCCCTGATGACGGCGCGGTCGATATCGCCATCCGTACCGACCGCGTGCGCGTGGGGGAGGCGGATCAGCCGGGCTTCGGTTTTACCGGCATCGTCTCGAATGTCGAATATCGCGGTGCGAGCGTGAAGATCGCCGTCAGCGGCGCGGGTATCGAGGATTTCAACGTCATCCTCAGCGATGCCGCCTTTTTTGAAAAGCCGGTCAGGACCGGCGACGCCATACCGCTTTCATGGAATGCGGCCGATGCCATCGTGCTCGGCCGGGTAGAGAAGTGA
- a CDS encoding 3'-5' exonuclease, with protein MTSQLDFFAPAAARLPKAEKERKAAGRETTQKAVSDDEALAGYLESTGNYRILRRLQPRAVIERPRPGFPRRGVILDTETTGLNHRTDEIIEIGVIAFTFDDQGTIGDVTGIYGGLHQPGVAIPEEITRLTGITDAMVAGQTIDIDRLTSLVTDADLIIAHNAGFDRPFCETFSPIFRDKAWACSVKEIDWRARGFEGTKLGYLIGQSGYFHDGHRAVDDCFALLEVLEQERPGQTGTPFSELHEASRLSRVRIYAENSPFDMKDHLKKRGYRWSDGSDGRPKSWWVELPEERLEEELHFLRTEIYRWDADPTVKYLTAFDRFKTG; from the coding sequence ATGACCTCCCAGTTGGATTTTTTCGCTCCCGCAGCCGCGCGGCTTCCAAAGGCCGAAAAAGAGCGAAAAGCGGCTGGACGGGAAACGACACAGAAGGCGGTTTCTGACGATGAGGCTCTGGCCGGATATCTCGAATCCACCGGCAACTACCGTATCCTGCGCAGGCTGCAGCCCCGCGCGGTCATCGAGCGGCCGCGGCCGGGTTTCCCCCGCCGAGGCGTGATCCTCGATACCGAGACGACGGGCCTCAACCATCGAACCGATGAGATCATCGAAATCGGCGTCATCGCCTTCACATTCGATGATCAGGGTACAATCGGCGATGTCACCGGCATCTATGGCGGTCTGCACCAGCCGGGCGTTGCCATTCCCGAAGAGATCACGCGCCTGACAGGTATTACCGATGCAATGGTTGCCGGACAGACGATAGACATCGACCGGCTGACCTCGCTTGTCACAGATGCCGATCTGATCATTGCCCACAATGCCGGCTTCGACCGTCCCTTTTGCGAGACCTTCTCGCCGATCTTCCGCGACAAGGCCTGGGCCTGTTCCGTAAAGGAGATAGACTGGCGGGCGCGGGGCTTTGAAGGCACCAAGCTTGGATATCTGATTGGACAATCCGGTTATTTCCACGATGGCCACCGCGCCGTCGACGATTGTTTTGCGCTGCTGGAAGTGCTGGAACAGGAGCGGCCCGGCCAAACCGGAACGCCATTTTCGGAACTCCATGAGGCAAGCCGGTTGTCGCGGGTCCGCATTTACGCGGAAAACAGCCCGTTTGACATGAAGGATCACCTGAAAAAGCGCGGCTACCGCTGGTCGGACGGTTCCGACGGCCGGCCTAAATCCTGGTGGGTGGAACTGCCGGAGGAAAGGCTCGAAGAAGAGCTGCATTTCCTCCGGACTGAAATCTACCGCTGGGATGCCGATCCGACGGTCAAATATCTGACGGCGTTCGATCGGTTCAAGACCGGGTAG
- a CDS encoding RNA polymerase sigma factor, whose product MTQRDDKFLSAFLKTQSDIKRYLTRMTGSREDAEDLAHEAWIKLARNSSNASEAPVPYLKRIARSLAIDHGRGRKHRATTEQIEDALSIRDERPGPDQQVIDRDQIRELMRVIGELPDRQRKMLVAARLEFRPHAEIAEEFHVSTRTVEMEINRAINYCMEKMGHERRR is encoded by the coding sequence ATGACGCAACGCGACGACAAATTCCTTTCGGCATTCCTGAAAACGCAGTCGGACATCAAGCGATATCTGACGCGGATGACGGGTTCCCGGGAGGATGCCGAGGATCTTGCCCACGAAGCCTGGATCAAGCTGGCGAGGAACAGTTCGAATGCGTCCGAAGCCCCCGTGCCCTATCTCAAGCGGATTGCAAGGTCGCTTGCAATCGATCACGGGCGGGGCCGCAAGCACCGCGCAACGACCGAACAGATCGAGGATGCCCTTTCAATTCGCGACGAACGGCCGGGACCGGACCAGCAGGTGATCGATCGCGACCAGATCCGGGAACTCATGCGCGTCATCGGCGAGTTGCCGGATCGCCAGCGAAAAATGCTTGTCGCAGCCCGGCTGGAGTTTCGCCCCCATGCCGAGATCGCGGAGGAATTCCATGTCTCGACCCGCACGGTGGAAATGGAAATCAACCGCGCGATCAATTACTGCATGGAGAAAATGGGACATGAGCGACGCAGATAA